The following are from one region of the Poecilia reticulata strain Guanapo linkage group LG7, Guppy_female_1.0+MT, whole genome shotgun sequence genome:
- the LOC103467581 gene encoding cat eye syndrome critical region protein 5-like, with product MRGLLPLFRGLHTVSNRQARRKAGIVGSRCGLCGTQSVNKPQPRFGLLFDIDGVLVRGRMLIPAAKLAVEKLVDSQGRFVVPVGFVTNAGNCLRQTKADQLSHILGVPITQDQVIMSHSPLRMFKKFHDKCVLVSGQGPVLEIAKNVGFKNVVSIDMVRESYPLLDMVDHNRRPKLPSTPVVSLPKVEAVVLFGEPIRWETNLQLIIDILLTHGNLNSPHKTHAVPHLPLLACNMDLMWMAEANSPRFGHGTFLVCLENIYKKITGKDLKYEALMGKPSELTYHFAEYLIRSQAMQRQWKLPITSLYAIGDNLMTDIYGANMYNRFLEERAAIKNPKAVAQVVAATGSSTAMPGGEEEFDSMWESELALPSATSCKSVLVCTGVYNPNGEVPSDASRCIKETVFHGHRDFRFDPALVEPNYIVQDVAEAVDLIFQQEKFVPR from the exons ATGAGGGGACTCCTGCCGTTATTCCGGGGCCTGCACACCGTGAGTAACCGTCAAGCCAGGCGCAAGGCTGGGATTGTCGGTTCTCGGTGCGGGCTTTGCGGAACTCAGTCTGTGAACAAG CCACAGCCGAGATTTGGACTGCTGTTCGACATTGATGGCGTGCTCGTCCGAGGACGGATGCTAATCCCTGCAGCCAAACTGGCTGTTGAGAAGTTGGTCGACTCTCAGGGAAGGTTTGTGGTGCCAGTTGGTTTTGTCACTAATGCAGGGAACTGCCTCCGACAAACAAAAGCAGACCAGCTCTCTCACATTCTGGGAGTGCCT ATTACGCAAGACCAAGTCATCATGTCCCATAGTCCCCTGAGGATGTTCAAGAAATTCCACGATAAATGTGTCCTGGTGTCGGGACAGGGGCCTGTCCTGGAAATTGCTAAAAA TGTTGGCTTTAAGAATGTTGTCAGTATTGATATGGTGAGGGAGTCATACCCCTTGCTGGACATGGTGGATCACAACAGACGTCCCAAACTGCCG TCCACTCCTGTTGTCAGTCTTCCTAAAGTTGAAG CTGTGGTCTTGTTCGGGGAGCCAATCCGATGGGAGACAAACCTGCAGCTGataattgatattttattgACCCACGGTAACCTCAACAGTCCCCACAAAACCCATGCGGTACCTCACCTCCCCCTGTTGGCCTGCAACATGGACCTGATGTGGATGGCAGAGGCAAACTCCCCAAG gtttggcCATGGAACGTTTCTTGTGTGCCTGGAGAACATTTATAAAAAGATAACTGGCAAAGACCTGAAGTACGAGGCACTCATGGGAAAGCCCAGCGAGCTGACGTACCATTTTGCGGAGTATCTCATCAGAAGCCAGGCCATGCAGAGGCAATGGAAACTTCCCATCACTTCCCTTTATGCTATAGG TGATAACCTCATGACTGATATATACGGAGCCAACATGTACAATCGCTTCCTGGAGGAGAGAGCCGCCATTAAGAACCCCAAAGCTGTTGCCCAGGTGGTGGCTGCCACCGGATCCAGCACCGCCATGCCCGGGGGGGAGGAGGAGTTCGACAGCATGTGGGAAAGTGAGCTCGCTCTGCCCTCTGCCACCTCCTGTAAGTCCGTCCTAGTTTGCACGGGGGTCTACAATCCCAACGGAGAGGTGCCGTCCGACGCCAGCCGCTGCATCAAAGAGACCGTGTTCCACGGTCACCGGGACTTCAGGTTTGACCCCGCGCTGGTGGAGCCAAACTACATTGTGCAGGACGTGGCGGAAGCTGTGGACctcatcttccagcaggaaaagTTTGTGCCTCGTTAG
- the gp9 gene encoding platelet glycoprotein IX, translating to MLLHSVTLAVYLLLASSTAQSCVFSELQPSGLRVNCSSLDLMELPHLPSETTELFVQDNQLTSVPPGKFDQLANLRKVSMSPNPFRCDCSIQYLRYWLLKNRAVVSEEPLCSSPGSVAQKVITDLSDTYFSYCTFPLVHQISTSGCVYVSYNTIASVMLCCIIILLLWSLILARKSTFTIYVEERHSGFEADSLRSLKPKHRRRLHTELSGLNADSDSNMDLLQQVLETLHKKHNIKIKAT from the coding sequence ATGCTGCTCCACAGTGTGACCTTAGCTGTTTATCTTCTCCTGGCCTCATCAACTGCCCAGTCCTGTGTGTTTTCAGAGCTCCAGCCATCTGGGTTGAGAGTCAACTGCAGCTCTTTAGACCTCATGGAGCTGCCTCATCTTCCTTCAGAGACCACAGAACTGTTTGTGCAAGACAACCAGCTCACCTCAGTGCCACCGGGAAAGTTTGACCAGTTGGCTAACCTTAGAAAGGTGTCCATGTCTCCGAACCCGTTCCGCTGTGACTGTAGCATCCAGTACCTGAGGTACTGGCTGCTGAAGAACAGGGCTGTTGTCTCAGAGGAGCCTTTATGTTCCAGTCCAGGCTCTGTAGCTCAGAAAGTTATCACTGACCTAAGTGATACATACTTCTCCTACTGCACCTTTCCACTCGTACATCAAATAAGCACCTCAGGCTGTGTTTATGTCTCTTACAACACCATCGCATCGGTGATGCTGTGCTGCATTATAATTCTGCTTTTGTGGAGCTTAATACTTGCCAGAAAATCTACTTTCACCATATATGTGGAAGAGCGACATTCAGGATTTGAGGCGGACTCTCTGCGCTCACTGAAACCCAAACACAGGAGGAGGCTGCACACAGAACTGTCAGGGCTGAACGCCGACTCTGATTCtaacatggacttactccaACAAGTGCTAGAAACATTACACAAGAAGCACAATATAAAGATAAAGGCCACTTAA
- the cnbpa gene encoding CCHC-type zinc finger, nucleic acid binding protein a, protein MEMSSNSECFGCGRSGHWVKHCPNASGARGRGRGRGRGKELFCYRCGDQGHMARDCDQTEDACYNCHRSGHISRDCKEPRKEREQLCYTCGKAGHMARDCDHANEQKCYSCGGFGHIQKLCDKVKCYRCGEIGHVAVHCSKASETNCYNCGKAGHLAKECTIEATA, encoded by the exons ATGGAGATGAGCAGCAACAGCGAGTGCTTTGGATGTGGCCGCTCTGGTCATTGGGTCAAGCATTGTCCTAATGCCAGTGGTGCGCGTGGACGTGGCAGGGGCCGGGGACGAGGAAAGG AGCTGTTCTGTTATCGCTGTGGAGACCAGGGACACATGGCCAGGGACTGTGACCAAACTGAGGATG CTTGCTACAACTGTCACAGGAGTGGTCACATCTCCCGGGACTGCAAGGAGCCCAGGAAGGAGAGGGAGCAGCTCTGCTACACCTGTGGCAAAGCCGGCCACATGGCTCGTGACTGCGACCACGCCAACGAGCAGAAGTGCTACTCCTGCGGCGGGTTTGGTCACATCCAGAAGCTTTGCGATAAGGTGAAATGTTACCG gtGTGGTGAGATTGGTCACGTCGCTGTGCACTGCAGTAAAGCCAGCGAGACCAACTGCTACAACTGTGGAAAGGCGGGTCACCTGGCAAAAGAGTGCACCATCGAAGCAACCGCATAA